One genomic segment of Sanyastnella coralliicola includes these proteins:
- a CDS encoding S41 family peptidase: MKSTQYLIHTVALMIFMGATLFSRAQFKADSLYSADLLKEDLAQLRQAITEIHPDPYVYSTIEDVDAAWENAEQAVLEGMTGADFQKLVARTLRVFRDSHTSLSFSGAVGAYRANNGLALNFAVWSADKEIVVSHDRLDILPEGTVLERFNGVSVKKLHNDVSAYSIYEGNSITGFKRISDALFPSFIGLETEVKEDNILIVRLPGEARSQEIHYPGYNAKQQKKLLKSIDPEIYKLTVLEEESIAVVKIGSFAYGSQGKYDRFLKKSFKTIEKAGIEHVAIDLRNNTGGNSGRMERLLSYLNVEDVRVPDNLIARQSEASVERYDNTFSKWNRFLLRTFAKKNEDAVNYTYLADQPIGSLDTIYFNDPELSPKFHHKGPTYLFMNGLSGSASANFAGNFKKKQLGDILGETCLGPESGTWGNPVKYKLVNTGVPVLIASIRFNNDRSFEYDPKPVAADIPVKATRESIASETDLYLEELKILVKTR; the protein is encoded by the coding sequence GTGAAAAGCACGCAATACCTCATACATACAGTGGCACTCATGATCTTCATGGGTGCTACTTTGTTTTCAAGGGCTCAGTTCAAAGCAGACTCACTTTACAGTGCTGATCTGCTGAAGGAAGACCTTGCTCAATTGCGTCAGGCAATCACGGAGATACATCCAGATCCTTACGTCTATAGTACAATAGAAGATGTGGATGCTGCTTGGGAGAATGCAGAGCAAGCAGTGCTTGAAGGCATGACGGGAGCTGATTTCCAGAAACTGGTAGCACGTACGCTTCGCGTATTTCGTGACAGCCATACCTCGCTGAGTTTCTCAGGGGCTGTTGGTGCTTATCGCGCGAATAACGGGCTAGCCTTGAACTTCGCTGTATGGTCTGCGGATAAAGAGATTGTTGTTTCACATGATCGGTTAGACATACTTCCAGAGGGAACAGTTCTAGAACGATTCAACGGTGTTTCGGTCAAGAAGCTACACAACGATGTTTCGGCCTATAGCATCTATGAAGGAAACAGCATCACCGGATTTAAACGCATTTCTGATGCGCTTTTCCCTTCATTTATCGGACTTGAAACTGAAGTCAAGGAAGACAACATTCTCATTGTGCGACTTCCAGGAGAAGCTCGCTCACAGGAGATTCATTACCCTGGATATAATGCTAAGCAACAGAAGAAGTTGCTGAAATCTATTGACCCTGAGATCTACAAGCTGACGGTACTCGAGGAAGAAAGCATCGCTGTAGTAAAGATTGGTTCCTTTGCCTACGGGAGTCAAGGTAAGTATGATCGCTTCTTGAAGAAGTCATTTAAGACGATTGAGAAAGCTGGAATTGAACACGTTGCCATTGACCTTCGAAACAACACAGGGGGTAACTCAGGACGCATGGAGCGTCTCCTCTCCTATTTGAATGTGGAAGATGTGCGCGTGCCTGATAATTTGATTGCTCGTCAAAGTGAGGCATCTGTTGAACGTTACGATAACACCTTCTCGAAATGGAATCGCTTCTTGCTTCGAACTTTCGCCAAAAAGAACGAAGATGCTGTGAATTACACCTACCTCGCAGATCAACCAATTGGCAGTCTAGACACCATTTACTTCAACGATCCGGAGCTTTCACCTAAATTTCATCACAAGGGGCCTACCTACCTATTTATGAATGGGTTATCAGGGTCTGCTAGCGCGAATTTCGCGGGCAACTTCAAGAAGAAACAGTTGGGAGATATTCTGGGAGAAACATGTCTTGGTCCCGAAAGTGGAACGTGGGGGAATCCAGTAAAATACAAGCTTGTCAACACTGGAGTTCCGGTGTTAATTGCTTCTATCCGATTCAACAACGATCGTTCATTTGAATACGACCCGAAACCGGTAGCAGCTGACATTCCTGTCAAAGCTACAAGAGAAAGTATCGCGTCAGAAACCGATCTCTACCTAGAAGAGCTAAAGATTCTGGTAAAGACCCGTTGA
- the paaZ gene encoding phenylacetic acid degradation bifunctional protein PaaZ: MTKVLENYALGKWIPGDGDGKALYNAINGEEIARASSDGLDLEAMFNYGREVGSPVLRKMTFPERGRMLKALALYLTERKELFYQTSWATGATRADSWIDIEGGIGNLFAYSSLRRQFPNEPYYVDGDTAPLSKGGTFIGHHIMVPKEGVAVHINAFNFPIWGMLEKIAVNLLAGVPAIVKPATITSYLTQHMVQEIHNSGILPDGALQLICGSARNIIDFVGSQDVVTFTGSASTGKMLKSHPRIVDEAVPFNMEADSLNASVLGLDAAPGTPEFDLFVKEVRKEMTVKCGQKCTAIRRIIVPEQYLEDVEKAIGSQLSKTVIGDPQVDGVRMGALAGQEQVSEVKEKVSELLGESELVWGDLENFDVTGAEKGKGAFLSPVLLRNDDPFNKTSSHEVEAFGPVSTIIPYKTTEEAVEITKLGKGSLVCSMATYDNQAARDFTLGAASHHGRILVFNRDSGRESTGHGSPMPMLVHGGPGRAGGGEEMGGKRGVFHYMQRTAIQGSPTTLTAITNQYQYGGKQVESEPHVFRKHFEELNVGDTVTTAKHTVTVTDIVNFANVSGDNFYAHMDETSLEGTIFEQRVAHGYFILSKAAGLFVDAKKGPVLLNYGIDECRFTKPVYPGTTIGVRFTVKEKIDQEKRSEDDIAKGIVKFLVDVYDDEGETVALATILTMVKKIDQSS; this comes from the coding sequence ATGACCAAGGTTCTTGAAAACTACGCCCTCGGGAAATGGATCCCAGGAGACGGCGATGGAAAAGCTCTATATAATGCGATTAATGGTGAAGAGATTGCCCGTGCTTCGAGCGACGGATTAGATCTTGAAGCTATGTTCAATTACGGTCGAGAAGTTGGTTCGCCAGTACTTCGCAAAATGACCTTCCCAGAAAGAGGGAGAATGCTCAAAGCCTTGGCGCTTTATTTGACTGAACGCAAAGAGCTGTTCTATCAGACTAGTTGGGCTACAGGCGCTACTCGCGCAGACAGCTGGATTGACATTGAAGGAGGGATTGGAAACCTCTTTGCCTACTCAAGCTTGCGACGCCAGTTCCCAAATGAACCCTACTATGTAGATGGTGATACTGCCCCTTTGAGCAAGGGTGGCACTTTTATCGGGCATCACATTATGGTGCCTAAAGAAGGAGTTGCGGTGCACATTAATGCCTTCAACTTCCCTATCTGGGGAATGCTTGAAAAGATTGCCGTCAACCTTCTTGCAGGTGTTCCTGCGATCGTAAAACCAGCCACCATCACTTCGTACTTGACTCAGCACATGGTTCAAGAGATTCACAACTCTGGAATTCTGCCTGATGGTGCGCTTCAGTTGATTTGTGGTTCCGCACGAAACATTATTGACTTTGTTGGTTCACAAGACGTTGTCACATTCACAGGGTCAGCGAGTACAGGTAAAATGCTCAAGTCTCATCCTAGAATTGTTGATGAAGCCGTTCCATTTAATATGGAAGCAGATTCGTTGAATGCTTCAGTACTAGGACTAGACGCAGCACCAGGAACTCCTGAGTTTGACCTCTTTGTCAAAGAGGTTCGCAAAGAAATGACAGTGAAGTGTGGTCAGAAGTGTACAGCTATCCGTCGTATCATCGTTCCTGAGCAATACTTAGAAGACGTAGAGAAAGCGATTGGTTCTCAGCTATCAAAGACAGTCATCGGAGATCCACAAGTAGATGGAGTGCGCATGGGTGCATTGGCCGGACAAGAACAAGTAAGTGAAGTCAAGGAGAAAGTGAGTGAACTACTTGGTGAAAGTGAACTCGTTTGGGGTGACCTTGAAAACTTCGACGTGACTGGAGCAGAGAAAGGCAAAGGAGCATTTCTTAGTCCTGTTCTTCTTCGCAATGATGATCCCTTCAACAAAACAAGCTCACACGAGGTGGAAGCCTTTGGTCCGGTGAGTACGATCATTCCTTACAAGACGACTGAAGAAGCGGTAGAGATCACCAAGCTTGGAAAAGGCTCTCTCGTATGTTCAATGGCAACCTACGATAACCAAGCAGCCCGCGATTTCACTTTGGGCGCTGCATCGCACCATGGGCGTATTCTCGTCTTTAACCGCGATTCAGGCCGAGAGAGTACAGGTCACGGTTCTCCAATGCCGATGTTGGTACACGGCGGACCAGGTCGTGCCGGAGGAGGTGAAGAAATGGGTGGTAAACGTGGAGTATTCCATTACATGCAACGCACGGCTATTCAAGGGTCTCCTACTACCCTCACAGCTATCACGAACCAGTATCAGTACGGTGGAAAGCAAGTTGAATCAGAACCACATGTTTTCCGCAAGCACTTCGAAGAGTTGAACGTTGGTGACACCGTCACTACCGCGAAGCACACCGTTACCGTGACAGATATTGTCAACTTCGCAAATGTAAGCGGCGACAACTTCTACGCGCACATGGATGAGACCAGCCTTGAAGGAACCATCTTTGAGCAACGCGTTGCCCACGGATACTTTATCCTATCAAAGGCTGCAGGGTTGTTCGTTGACGCCAAAAAAGGTCCTGTTCTCTTGAATTATGGAATCGATGAATGTCGTTTCACAAAGCCGGTTTATCCAGGAACTACCATAGGTGTTCGTTTCACGGTGAAGGAGAAAATTGATCAAGAGAAGCGAAGTGAAGATGATATTGCAAAAGGAATCGTGAAATTCCTCGTTGATGTATATGACGATGAAGGTGAGACAGTGGCCTTAGCTACTATTCTGACCATGGTTAAGAAGATCGACCAATCATCGTGA
- a CDS encoding glycoside hydrolase family 9 protein yields MRQLFTSFFLLWSVLSFCQQGTSFIHVDQFGYLPNARKLAVMSDPQVGFNAANSYTPSAVIELRNAADDMVVASYEISEWNNLQTHEASGDRGWWVDFSSYTTPGSYYLFDLDNQIASAEFEIGDHVYNELLKTAGRAFFYNRCGAAKLEEFAGAWSDLASFENPGQDTECRYIYDPNNPELARDLSGGWFDAGDYNKYVTFLWACMNDLLMAYRESTIAFGDDWNIPESGNGIPDILDEIKWELDWLMKMNNPDGTCIIKMGSQNYNENTLSPPSANTDPRFYGPTCTSASIASASVLSQAAVVFGQYASFTGYANQLHAQAVANWNYGVEMASQGMLETDCDDGSIVAGDADWSIEQQEQVLVQTAVYLYEFSYQDDYASYFIDTYQSLPAYTWIDSYSMAFSDAMLNMKNLNYSASLTNDLNAALSTMVQNDFENFMGEETTDLYGAHMPDYSYHWGSNSPKASYGNLNWSVAQLLGEAGAQEHQSKAADFLHYFHGVNPLDLVMLSNMYSFGAEHCVNEIYHTWFYNGTDYDNAILDALGPAPGFVTGGPNQWYSGTFSPPANQPIMKSYLDYNDGFPEVSWEITEPAIYYQAAYLRLLAHFVVYDPGNSVEEVNHLEANLYPNPAQRESYFESVENGQMIVLNTKGQVIQQLAKNQSRLLIRLDEPGLYVLHFLADNGLSLTRKLIIE; encoded by the coding sequence ATGCGCCAATTATTCACTTCATTTTTCCTTCTTTGGTCTGTGCTCAGTTTCTGTCAACAGGGTACTTCTTTCATTCATGTTGATCAATTTGGGTATTTGCCAAATGCACGCAAACTGGCGGTTATGTCAGATCCTCAAGTTGGCTTCAACGCGGCCAATTCGTATACACCGTCTGCAGTTATTGAATTGAGAAATGCTGCTGATGACATGGTCGTGGCTTCCTATGAAATCAGTGAGTGGAATAATCTTCAAACGCACGAGGCAAGCGGTGATCGTGGGTGGTGGGTTGACTTTTCTAGTTACACGACTCCCGGTTCATACTATCTATTTGATCTCGATAATCAGATAGCTAGCGCGGAATTTGAGATTGGAGACCATGTTTACAACGAACTCCTAAAGACGGCTGGAAGAGCGTTCTTCTACAATCGTTGTGGCGCCGCCAAACTAGAGGAGTTTGCAGGGGCGTGGAGTGATCTTGCTTCGTTTGAAAATCCCGGTCAAGACACTGAATGTCGATACATCTACGACCCGAATAATCCTGAACTGGCCAGAGACCTAAGCGGGGGCTGGTTCGATGCAGGAGATTATAATAAGTATGTGACATTCCTTTGGGCATGCATGAATGACCTGTTGATGGCATACAGGGAATCAACGATAGCCTTTGGCGACGATTGGAACATCCCTGAATCAGGCAATGGTATTCCCGATATTCTCGATGAAATCAAGTGGGAGTTGGATTGGTTGATGAAGATGAATAACCCTGACGGGACGTGCATAATCAAAATGGGTAGCCAGAACTATAACGAGAATACCTTATCTCCGCCAAGTGCGAATACAGACCCTAGATTTTATGGGCCAACCTGCACTTCCGCAAGCATTGCCTCTGCTTCAGTGCTTAGTCAAGCTGCAGTAGTGTTCGGACAGTATGCAAGTTTCACAGGATATGCCAATCAACTTCATGCACAAGCAGTGGCAAATTGGAACTACGGAGTAGAAATGGCGTCTCAAGGAATGCTCGAAACAGATTGTGATGATGGCTCAATCGTAGCAGGGGATGCTGACTGGAGCATAGAGCAACAAGAACAGGTGCTCGTCCAAACAGCCGTTTACCTCTATGAGTTCAGCTATCAAGATGATTATGCGAGCTACTTCATTGATACCTATCAATCGCTACCCGCATATACTTGGATCGATAGCTACTCAATGGCCTTTAGCGATGCGATGCTTAATATGAAGAACTTAAACTACAGTGCTTCTTTGACGAACGATTTGAATGCTGCACTCAGTACGATGGTCCAAAACGACTTCGAGAACTTCATGGGAGAGGAGACTACCGACCTCTACGGTGCACACATGCCTGACTACTCTTATCACTGGGGATCGAATTCACCGAAGGCGAGTTACGGAAACTTAAATTGGTCTGTAGCTCAACTACTGGGAGAAGCAGGAGCACAAGAACACCAATCCAAAGCAGCAGATTTCCTCCACTACTTTCACGGGGTGAACCCACTCGATTTGGTCATGCTTTCGAATATGTACTCCTTCGGCGCCGAGCACTGCGTGAATGAAATCTACCACACCTGGTTTTACAATGGAACAGACTATGATAATGCCATCCTAGACGCCCTTGGTCCGGCCCCAGGTTTTGTCACCGGAGGCCCGAATCAATGGTATTCAGGAACTTTCTCGCCCCCGGCGAATCAACCGATTATGAAAAGCTATTTGGACTACAATGATGGCTTTCCTGAAGTGTCATGGGAGATCACTGAACCAGCAATCTACTATCAAGCAGCGTACTTGCGACTTTTGGCTCACTTCGTAGTCTATGATCCAGGGAATAGTGTGGAGGAAGTAAATCATCTTGAAGCAAATCTATACCCCAATCCTGCGCAAAGAGAAAGCTATTTTGAATCTGTTGAGAACGGACAAATGATTGTTCTCAATACCAAAGGACAAGTCATTCAACAATTAGCCAAGAACCAGTCACGACTTCTTATACGTTTAGATGAGCCAGGCTTATATGTCCTTCATTTCTTGGCTGATAATGGGTTATCGCTAACGCGGAAGCTAATCATCGAGTAG
- a CDS encoding M1 family metallopeptidase: MRKLMILTALFIAGSSFAQENTNQSKFKQLGTDLPTPNVYRTASGAPGHEYWQQRADYDMKIRLDDETQQIYGEETVTYTNNSPDELRYIWMQLDQNMRAKDSDTYKIRESSMEERMSFDDITRLEPWFDGGFKIDHVKDGSGKDLNYSINKTMMRIELPSPLKPGGKFVFNVKWWYNINDRMKIGGRSGYEYFEEEDNYIYTIAQFYPRMVVYCDNEGWQHKQFLGRGEFTLNFGNYKVAITVPSDHVVASTGVLQNPKNVLSSKERKRYEKAKSTYDKPVMIVTEEEAIEKEKNKEKGQKTWVFEAENVRDFGFASSRKFIWDAMAVKLDTKTPMAMSYYPKEGNPLWEKYSTEAVAQTLETYSKFTIEYPYPVAISVHTKWIGMEYPMICFNGGRPEADGTYSERTKYGMISVIIHEVGHNFFPMIINSDERQWTWMDEGLNTFCQYLTEKEWDRDYPTRRGPARNIASYMGGDKSRISPIMTNSESIYQFGNNAYGKPATALNILRETVMGREQFDYAFKEYSRRWAFKHPTPADFFRSMEDASGIDLDWFWRGWFYTTDHCDLSLKEVKWYQIDTGDPEVEKSFDQSMDEAAPTDIAKVRDESFIPESRLEAKPELHDFYTTVSKYEVISLDKEEYEEYLSNLSEDEKALLQSSKQFYEITVENIGGLVMPLIVRFEYADGTEEVRRIPAEIWRMSESTVTKVLITEKEAVRITLDPYLETADTDLSNNAWPAIPQPTRFELFKNGQRGGGGENPMQRYQRSQQK, from the coding sequence ATGAGAAAACTGATGATTCTGACTGCCCTGTTCATCGCGGGAAGCAGCTTTGCGCAAGAGAATACCAATCAGAGCAAATTCAAACAGCTCGGTACTGATCTACCAACTCCCAATGTTTATCGAACAGCTTCTGGTGCTCCTGGTCACGAATACTGGCAGCAACGCGCTGATTACGATATGAAGATTCGTTTGGACGATGAAACGCAACAAATCTATGGTGAGGAGACGGTGACCTACACCAACAACTCTCCAGACGAACTCCGTTACATCTGGATGCAATTGGATCAAAACATGCGAGCGAAAGACAGCGATACTTATAAGATTCGCGAAAGCTCAATGGAAGAGCGCATGTCATTTGATGACATCACTCGTCTGGAGCCATGGTTTGACGGAGGATTCAAGATTGACCATGTGAAAGATGGGAGCGGGAAAGACCTGAACTACTCCATCAACAAAACCATGATGCGCATTGAACTGCCGTCACCTTTAAAGCCTGGTGGAAAGTTCGTTTTCAATGTAAAATGGTGGTACAACATCAACGATCGTATGAAGATCGGTGGTCGTTCTGGGTATGAGTACTTCGAAGAAGAAGACAACTACATCTACACCATCGCTCAGTTCTACCCACGTATGGTAGTGTACTGTGATAACGAAGGATGGCAGCACAAACAATTCTTGGGTAGAGGAGAGTTCACCCTGAACTTTGGAAATTACAAAGTAGCCATCACCGTTCCTTCAGACCACGTTGTAGCATCTACGGGTGTTCTTCAGAATCCAAAGAATGTATTGAGCTCAAAAGAGCGCAAGCGCTACGAGAAAGCGAAAAGCACTTACGACAAGCCAGTAATGATTGTTACTGAGGAAGAGGCGATTGAGAAGGAGAAGAACAAAGAAAAAGGACAGAAAACTTGGGTCTTCGAAGCAGAGAATGTACGTGACTTTGGTTTCGCATCAAGCCGTAAATTCATCTGGGATGCGATGGCAGTGAAGCTCGATACAAAGACACCAATGGCTATGTCATACTACCCAAAAGAAGGAAATCCTCTCTGGGAGAAGTACAGTACAGAAGCAGTCGCGCAAACGCTTGAGACGTACTCGAAGTTCACTATCGAATACCCGTACCCAGTGGCAATTTCAGTACACACGAAATGGATTGGAATGGAGTACCCAATGATCTGTTTCAACGGAGGAAGACCAGAAGCAGATGGAACATACTCTGAACGTACCAAATACGGTATGATCTCAGTGATTATCCACGAAGTAGGACACAACTTCTTCCCAATGATCATCAACAGTGATGAACGTCAATGGACATGGATGGACGAAGGGCTAAATACCTTCTGCCAATACCTGACGGAGAAGGAATGGGACCGTGATTACCCAACACGCCGTGGACCTGCGCGTAACATCGCAAGCTACATGGGAGGTGATAAGTCGCGTATTTCTCCAATCATGACCAACTCGGAGTCAATCTACCAATTCGGTAACAACGCTTATGGGAAGCCAGCAACAGCCTTAAACATCCTGCGTGAAACGGTCATGGGACGTGAGCAGTTTGACTACGCATTCAAAGAATACTCACGTCGTTGGGCATTTAAGCACCCAACACCAGCAGACTTCTTCCGCTCAATGGAAGATGCAAGTGGGATTGACTTAGATTGGTTCTGGAGAGGATGGTTCTATACGACAGATCACTGTGACCTGTCTCTGAAAGAAGTAAAGTGGTACCAGATCGATACTGGAGATCCAGAAGTTGAAAAAAGCTTTGACCAATCAATGGACGAAGCAGCACCAACAGATATCGCCAAAGTACGCGATGAATCATTCATTCCTGAGTCACGACTAGAAGCGAAGCCTGAGCTTCACGATTTCTACACAACGGTTAGCAAGTACGAAGTGATTTCACTCGATAAAGAAGAGTACGAGGAATACCTCTCTAACCTCTCTGAAGACGAGAAAGCACTGCTTCAAAGCAGCAAACAGTTCTACGAAATCACAGTAGAGAACATTGGTGGATTGGTGATGCCGCTCATCGTACGTTTCGAATATGCAGACGGCACGGAAGAGGTGAGACGTATCCCAGCAGAGATCTGGAGAATGTCAGAATCTACCGTGACAAAAGTGCTCATCACAGAGAAAGAAGCAGTGCGAATCACACTCGATCCATACTTGGAAACAGCGGATACAGATTTGAGCAACAATGCGTGGCCAGCGATCCCTCAACCAACCCGATTTGAGCTGTTCAAAAACGGACAAAGAGGTGGCGGAGGAGAGAATCCAATGCAACGTTACCAGCGTTCACAACAGAAATAG
- a CDS encoding trans-sulfuration enzyme family protein, whose amino-acid sequence MKTSTKLIHDIPVDPQTGSISVPIYQTSTFVQEAPGVNKGFDYSRSNNPTRQALEDLLAKLEGGHKGFAFASGLAAIDAVIKLLESGDEVVAVDDIYGGTFRLYSFLYEKFGVKVNFVDTSDIQEINDAITDRTKFIWLETPTNPTLKISDVKAIGKLAKANDILLVVDNTFASPIGQQPLQLGADIVVHSATKYLAGHSDVIAGAVVTKEAALSERIKFIQNSSGGVLSPFDSWLTIRGIETLELRLKKQSENAQKVASWLQRRPEVDQVFYPGLPDHPGYHIACEQQSLFGGVLSFSLQDDTIESATQFVCSTRLFQLAESLGGVKSLLCHPAQMTHKSTPAEVRRKAGVADSLVRLSCGIEDADDLIADLERAFANRIQQVPTLQTALK is encoded by the coding sequence ATGAAAACTAGCACAAAATTGATCCACGACATTCCAGTGGATCCACAAACAGGATCGATCTCAGTACCGATCTACCAAACATCAACTTTTGTCCAGGAAGCCCCTGGAGTGAACAAAGGATTTGATTATTCCCGTTCAAATAACCCAACGCGTCAAGCACTGGAAGACCTCCTGGCTAAACTGGAAGGCGGACACAAAGGCTTCGCATTTGCGAGCGGGCTTGCTGCCATCGATGCAGTGATCAAATTGCTTGAGTCTGGAGACGAAGTAGTTGCAGTAGATGACATCTACGGCGGAACCTTCAGACTGTATTCGTTCCTCTACGAGAAGTTTGGGGTAAAAGTCAACTTCGTTGATACCAGTGATATCCAGGAGATTAACGATGCAATCACTGATCGCACGAAGTTCATTTGGTTAGAGACGCCAACCAATCCAACGCTCAAAATCTCAGACGTCAAAGCGATTGGAAAACTCGCAAAAGCGAATGACATCTTGTTGGTCGTAGACAACACCTTCGCCTCACCAATTGGACAGCAGCCGCTGCAACTTGGTGCCGATATCGTAGTGCATAGCGCGACGAAGTATCTCGCCGGACACAGCGATGTCATCGCAGGAGCGGTAGTAACAAAAGAAGCAGCACTTTCTGAGCGTATCAAATTCATCCAGAACTCAAGTGGGGGCGTGCTTTCTCCTTTTGACAGCTGGTTGACCATCCGTGGAATTGAGACGCTTGAACTGAGACTCAAGAAGCAAAGTGAAAATGCACAGAAAGTAGCGTCGTGGCTTCAACGCAGACCTGAGGTAGACCAAGTGTTTTACCCAGGATTGCCCGATCACCCAGGCTACCACATCGCATGTGAACAGCAGTCATTATTTGGAGGTGTTTTGAGCTTCTCGTTACAAGATGATACCATCGAGTCTGCTACGCAGTTTGTCTGTTCCACGAGACTATTCCAGCTAGCTGAAAGCTTGGGAGGAGTGAAGAGCCTTTTATGCCACCCAGCTCAAATGACTCACAAGAGTACTCCAGCGGAAGTGAGAAGAAAGGCCGGTGTGGCAGACAGTCTGGTAAGACTCTCTTGCGGTATCGAAGATGCCGACGATCTTATAGCAGATTTGGAAAGAGCATTTGCCAATAGAATTCAACAAGTACCAACTCTTCAAACTGCATTGAAATGA
- a CDS encoding homoserine dehydrogenase, which produces MSKKIALIGYGCVGQAFAEIIDKQPSLELGGIAVKDLRKPRLTNKELITDDVISLIERPDIDIVVEASGDDKGALIWQYKCASVKKPFITANKQFVWQFLNGEIGQDGDVLYEASCTASIPIIRALETCFPHGVKKIQGILNGSSNYILSKVFHDGLEFPEALKKAQEQGFAEADPTLDLDGTDAATKLSILIRHAFRASVTPDQIQRIGIDRLNGADIHLAKQQGAEIKLIAEAELLDDGIYASVRPVLLDKDDPWCAVKNEKNAVKITDKIGEEYLFEGNGAGGRATGTALLNDVLAYLNGYQYSVDSSLPEEPKSRRKTDLWLRTHVMGERPDPLAYRILEHRLHGPFDLWRIAGLPTDLRSDPLLDHPENSVLFL; this is translated from the coding sequence ATGAGCAAGAAAATTGCACTGATAGGTTACGGTTGTGTTGGACAAGCTTTCGCTGAAATCATCGATAAACAACCGAGTTTGGAGTTAGGTGGAATCGCAGTCAAAGACTTGCGAAAGCCACGGCTGACGAACAAAGAGTTGATTACAGACGACGTCATTAGTCTCATTGAGCGTCCAGATATTGATATCGTCGTAGAAGCAAGTGGTGATGACAAAGGTGCATTGATTTGGCAATACAAATGCGCATCGGTCAAGAAGCCTTTCATTACGGCTAACAAGCAATTCGTTTGGCAGTTTTTGAATGGAGAAATTGGCCAAGATGGAGATGTACTCTACGAAGCTTCTTGCACAGCTTCCATTCCAATCATTCGAGCACTGGAGACTTGTTTCCCGCATGGAGTCAAGAAGATTCAGGGCATCCTAAATGGCAGCTCGAATTACATTCTCTCGAAGGTGTTTCATGATGGTTTGGAGTTTCCCGAAGCACTCAAAAAGGCCCAAGAACAAGGATTTGCAGAAGCAGATCCAACGCTTGATCTCGACGGAACGGACGCTGCAACGAAGCTTTCGATTCTCATCCGACACGCATTCCGCGCTAGCGTGACACCCGATCAAATTCAACGCATTGGAATTGATCGTCTCAATGGCGCAGACATTCATCTCGCGAAACAGCAAGGGGCAGAAATCAAACTCATCGCAGAAGCAGAGCTTTTAGATGACGGTATCTACGCAAGTGTACGACCTGTGCTCCTAGACAAGGATGATCCATGGTGTGCCGTGAAGAATGAGAAGAATGCAGTGAAAATCACGGATAAAATTGGGGAGGAGTACCTGTTCGAAGGCAACGGTGCCGGAGGAAGAGCTACGGGAACAGCATTATTGAACGATGTCCTTGCTTACCTCAACGGATACCAATACAGCGTTGATTCATCACTCCCTGAAGAACCTAAGTCGCGTCGAAAGACCGATTTGTGGTTGCGTACCCACGTGATGGGCGAGCGACCAGACCCATTAGCCTACCGGATCCTGGAGCACCGATTGCATGGTCCATTCGATCTTTGGCGCATCGCAGGGCTGCCCACAGACCTTCGGAGTGATCCTTTATTAGATCACCCTGAGAACAGTGTGTTGTTCCTGTAA